TTTTCAATTCATAAACATTTTTCTAAGCTCAGATTCATGCTGGAGGCGAACAAGGGAAGAACCATGCTGGAGTTCCAGGAGCTCATGACCGTCTTTCAACTGCTTCACTGGAACGGATCGCTGAAGGCAATGCGCGAACGCCACTGCTCCAGGCAGGAAGTGGTGGCCCACTATTCGAACCGGAGCCTGGACGACGAGATGCGATCGCAGATGGCATTGGATTGGATTGCCAGGGAGCACGACAATCCCGGCGTTATTCGCAGGGAGCTTGTGCTCGCCGAGAGGGAGCTGGAGACCTTTCGCATGGCTGGGCGTGAATTGCGCTTTCCGAAGGAGAAGAAGGATATCCTTATGATAGCCCATAATCAGCTGGGCGGCAGTGCCCTTAACTCGGCTTCAATTGATGATTAAttgaaaaaattaataagcaCGATCGAAATTAACCCTTTTTTAGATAAATCGTATAATTTCAACTTTAACGACgatcaatatttatttaattggcATACCATATGATCTCCATGATGAAAAACAAGCGGAAATTATTACACTTCCCACAAACACTTccaaattatgaaaattaatttaaaaatctttGAAAATGTGATTTTTAAAACAGCTGCTACACAAATAAGACTAAatccaataaaataaatataatattttaacttaaatgtttatttgtattttatgaaTGCTAATATTCTTTAGCTGCCCAAATATATTGTGGAATCCAAGGCACGGGAAGCTACAAAGTTGATTTCAACTTTTTTATACAATCATATTTCCGGTGTTTTTCAGCTAATCTAAAACATTAACATTAACATTATTaacaaaatgaattatgtttgGCTAAGGAATGGTAAGACCATATTTCTAATTTCTCATTCCATCGTTCCAACACACAGTCTTCCACAAATTGGCGCACAGTCCACCCCTGAATATTAGTGTCATTTGTGTCGCTACCTTATCTGTTATTCTGTGAATGTaacacatacatacaatagAAATAGGAAAAAACGAACAAAAAGTTTACAAAATCACCCAATTGCTTTCAATAACATTGAGCAAACATCGAACACGTTATCGTAGGCCCCACGGAAAACAAAGTACTGGGACCCAGCAGCACAATGGCCACCGAAGAGCTACCAGCTGATCTGGACAAGTTGAAAATAACACAGACTCATCGTCTCGTCAAAAGTGTGAAGCGAAATCCATTTTACGATGCAGATAATGGATTCGATCCATCTGATGGCTGCGATGGCGCCACAACTGATGGCGCCAAGCACCGACCACAACATCGCTGGAAGTGCAGACCACGCCGAAGATCCGAGAGTTGTCTGCAGGACTGCAAGCATGAGGACTCCTTTGTTCCAGAAGAATCCTTCGAGATAGTTAGTCCGCTGAGCTGCTCTCACGGCGTCCAGAAGCACTATCAAAAGCGCAATGGCGCATCGAAGAAAAACATATTTCGGCCACCAATTTTGAAGTCCTTGTACGGCTGCGAGCATGGCAAATGGATTGTGCGCAGCGGTAGGATTGTGCCGTGCAAGCCAAAAGAGGAATCCACTGATATTGTTGACCAGGTCGCCGACGAACTAAAGTCGAGCTGCACATGCGCGTTTCGCGATGTCATAGGTGAATGCAACGCCATGCTCGACCAGTCGAAGCGAAGCACCCTGGGAAACAGCTGGCACTTGTCGAGGAACAGCAGTTCATCGAAGGCGCGCCACTCAGGTGGTGCTTTAGACGTGCCAGGACCTTCGGGATCCGCACAGAGCCATAGGATCGACACCTTGGGAGTTTCTGCCGCCACTAGATCTCTGTCAGCCGTCTCGCTGGTGGGAGCAACCTGCTCGCAGCAGGCCAGCTACAATTCGGCGAGTCCAGGGAATTGCGATGATGTTACCATCGGTGAGCTGGCCAGCTACTTCGACACCATTGTTCATATTCCCAAAAAGATGTCCTCTATGGCTGAGATGATGTATATATAATAAGCGAATTGTCAACCTTATTAATTCATACAATTTCTCTGAATATCTTTGTAAGTTTCAAGTgtactatatatatgttatttgTGAATTTAATTACACAATTTCAGCCCCTTGTAACTCAAGTTATCTAACCTAAATATTTATAGtgtatattatgtacatagtCATTGGTATATTTTGCGAAATACAGCATTTCTAAGCATACCGAAACCGATTTTTAATTCTGATTCTGAAATTCTCACGCTGAAATGTAGAAAATGCAGAATGCAAGCACTTTAATACTAATTATTCTTTATTCATTTGAAGTTCGgattatacatacataaatagaCATTTAATGCGTTATTCATATAATTGTTATCTATTTGTGCACTCAAACTTGTCAAATTGTTGTTTGTCATGAATTGAATCGATTaatatgtaaaatattaaagGACGTTAAATTCAGTATTGTTATTGATGTAACCTAGATATTTCTGTTTATTCTCGGAGTGCACCGATTTTAATTCAGTCATAAGATTAGAGTGGTTGTTCTTGTTCGAGAATCTAATGGGTGAAGTGAACACTTGCTTAAGCTTTGATATATTTCCAATACTCTTTTTAATCCGATCACTATAGTTCGAAAGGTGATTAAACGAACGACTATACTCTACTTCCTGCCATTGTTGGGCGCTCGTTTTCCGCGGCGCAGCGGGATACAAAATGTGCTGAAAGTATAAAGTTAAACTTATTTTTAgtaagtaaatatatatatgcgaTCAAAGATGACAGATTGGAAGCCAGTTCCAAGTGCTGTAATATTTGGCATTATCCTTTAAAAACCCACCGAAACGAGCGCTTTCTCGGTGAAGGTCACGCTCTTCCTTATGATGTCGTCCGAGTGATGATGGTAGTAGTACTGCGAGTTCTGCGTCTGCGAGTATCGCGTGTTGCTGCTCACAACATCGACGCCATGGTGATCGGCATTGGTGAAGTTGTCGTATCcattgctgttgctgaacATATCTACAAAGCTAATGGAGTGGAATTCGCTGGGGTGGATGTAAAAGGTGACAATCATGGCGGTGTACACGACAACGTGGAACAGAACGCAGGTCCAAATGAGATTGATCTGAAAATGAAGCGCATGCATTTAAACTTGAGTGCATAATAGTTAAGCCGCCTAGCTATTACCTTCTTCTTGCGCCCGTACTTGGAGAAGGTGGTGAATGGCACTAGGGACATGGTTAAAAGGCAGCCACAAATCACTCCAGCCAGCAGGCCCAGGAAGTTGAGCTGGTAAGGCAGTGTTCCGATTCCGACCAGCACGCTgcacaggagcagcagcttGAAGAGCGCGATGTGCGGCTTGTGCAGATACTTCCAGTGCATCCAAACCAGCAGGGCGATCAGCGAGGCCACCACGCCACTCAGCGATGCAGAGGGTCCAACCTGTAAATGAGTATCAAATACAAGTAATTACATATTCATAATAACTAATTGGACAGAAGTTTCATGTACCTCCGGTCGATGTGGCACCAGTATGGCGCTGGTTAGATTTCCAGCAAAACCCGACATTATATAAACGATGGCCGTGCGCACGGTTCCGATCAGCCGCTCCAGATCGGCCAGAAAGAGGTGTTGGAATATTAGGGTGATGGCCAGATGCAAAATGCCGGCGTGCATGCAGAGCGAAGTGAGCAATCGGTATAGCTGATCCGGGGTCTCAACGGAGATGAACGGGAACATTCCGCACACATTGTTCAGGCACGATATCTAAGGAATTGGGTGGAATATAAACCAATGACTATATATCACCCATATTGATTGTGTTACCTGAGAGCACAGGGATGCTTCCTCATGGAAATAGCCCTTGATGAAGTCGCAATACTCCCTGGTGGTTATCCGGCACTCGCCATATAAGCCCGTGCAGCACGGATGGCCAATCACCTCGCACACCATGTGCTCCGAGGTGTGATCCTTGTAGCGATATCGTTGCGTAAACGAGTTGGTTTTCCGGCAGATCGGCCATTTGGTTATGTCGTCGGGCCACTCGTACGGTGCTATCGATGCTGGGGCATCGCAAAACTTGGGATCCAGTCCGCAAACGGAACCGGAGATCCTTCCACCCGGTCCGGACTCGCTGGGCGACCATTTCTTCCACGTGGATATCGATTTCTGGGTATGATCAATAAGAAATTATTGAATTTTTAGAGAAGTTTAAACTTAACACCCTAAAAGGTTATCTTCGAGTAGATTTAATGATCACTCACCGTTGGGTAGAGTCCTCGTATGGAGCACTCCGCCTGGGAGCTCTGGACACAGCCAGAGTCATCGTTCCGAATGCAGCAGGCCGTTTCCCTCTCGTGTCGCCTCGTCTTGGTTACCACCTCGGTGATCTTGATGTCCCTTCTCATGCAGGCAGCGAACTTGGCACCCATGTGGACCAGATCAATGTTGCGCGGTCCAATCCAGAGGTtccgctgctccacatgctgCACCGTCTGCAGACTGAGACTGGTCACCAGCACCTGGCCCGTCTTCTGCTCCGATCCGATGCCGATGGGTGCGATGCCGTAGCAGACGATGGACAGGATGAGCACCACCACCTGCACCGTGTTGATCCAGTAGGTGAAGAAGGGTCGATGATCCGTGCGGTCATCGAGGTCGTTCACCGAGAAGTACTTGATGCACCGCAACGGCGGACGACGGGAGTTCTCCAGGACTCCGTCGAGCAGCTGGGCGGTTATCCGATTGCCTCGATTGCAGGTGGATGTGGTCGAGTGGGAGCTCCGCATGGCGGGCTGCATTTGGCTGGAAACCGAGCTGCAGAGCGGTATATGGGCAGCACCAGGCTGATGCGAGGACTGATCGCCGGTTAGATTGATATCACTGGTGGCATTACCGCCACTATTCAGCGCAGAGGTTCTCCAGCCGTTCTGCTGCCGTTCCGCCATGTAGACACTAACGCCCACGCCCGATGGATCCGCACATGGTCGTGGCTTGGCCGTCTGTCTGCCAATCTCGGAGCTCTCGTCGTTCACCGCAGAGGTGGTGATCTCGCAGGGACTGTCGAAGAACACCTCATCGTCTATGATGGCCTCCAGGCCATCCGTCAAGCAGCCGTCCGCATCCGTCTGCTGATTGCTGTGCGATTGCACGTGGATGGGTGCAAAGCTGCGGGACCATTGCCACGGACAACGCACCCGGTGCATCTGAATGGGCCGCCGCTTATTGAACATGTGCACCAGGTAACTGACCATGGCCACGAACATATAGCCCACCGATGCCTTGCGCTCCACGAACTCACCGGCCAGGAAATCACGATTGGTGTAGCACTTCTGCCGCCTGTTGTCGCCCGACATCGACATGTCCATGCCAATGGCATCCTGAACGGGCAGGATGTCCGGTCGATCGGGTGCATAGCCATTGCCATTGGCGCCGTTGCTCTGACCCGCATCCTCGTTGCCTCCGCCGATGGCCTGTTGCATATGGTACTCCAGTTCGGTGTCGAACATTCCGAAGCAGCGGATCGCCAGGCGGCGATGACGTCCTTGCCACAGGGCACAGTCCGCCGCCTCCGTGCTGGGCTCCACGCCGAAGAACTGCGAGGTGGTGCGCCTCATGTACATGCCAATGCGCTTCTTGCAGGACAAGTGATGGTTCTGCGGCTGGGGCAGCACCTGGAGCGACTGGTGCTGCTGCGTCTGGTGGTGGATGTGCTGCAGCCGCGGATTGCTGGCCATCTGGCTGCGGTACAGCTGGTGCTGATTGGATCCGGGCGGTACGGCCATGTTGCCACCGCCCTCGAGACGCTTCGCCTGCACGGACACCATGCTGGACTCCAGACTCTGACTGGGCATCTGCTCATTCAGACCGCTCATCACTGGCATGGCCATCGGCACCGGCAGTGATATGGGAACCGGACTAATCGGACCCGTCGTCTGTGTGGTCTGATGAACTCCTGTGGTGCGGCGCACCGTATTGCAGTGCAGGCAAGTACCCGACGGATTCTCGGCTTCTATCTGGGCCATGGAACCGCCGCCGGGTGGCACCACAATCACTGAATCGCTGTCATCTCCCCTATGGTTACCCGATCTCGCGGAGCTGGTGGCCGTCATGATGGGCGAACACGAGCTGGCCGCCGAGAATACCATCGACATGCTGGTGGATGGAGCCGGCGAGGGCGATGTGCAGGCCGGCGAGCAGCTAGCGTACGTCTGCGATGTGCGACTGAGGCTGCCGTGCGAGGCTTCACTGTGGCAGCACTTGGAGCGATAGTTGTACGGCATATTGGCGTACTGCGATTGCATCGCGGATGCAGATGTGCTTGCAGACGACGCCACAGCGGCAGCTGGCGTCGGCAGATTGGCCGCCGGCGAGGAGGAGATGCTCAGATCCGAGTAGAGCTCCATGGCTGGGGGCGGGGTGGGTACGTACCTCTTCACCGGCGTGTGCACCGTGGATCCCAGGTAGGCATTGTAGTTCTCGCACTGCGCGAGTGGCAAGGGAACATTGGAAGGCAGTAGGAGACGCGTAGCGGACACCGAGGGCACTGCCGAGGGCATGCCGCCCATGTTGTCCATCAGTTTCGACTGCGGAGTTGACTGCGATTCGCGGTAGCGCTCCAAACGATATCTCGAATTTGGCGAAACGCCACGCTGGTGGTAATTTGTACCGTTAGCCGCCATTCCGTTTCCACTCATTCCGCTTCCGACCATTCCATTCCCAGCCATTCCGTGCTTCTGCATGACGGAAGTATCCGGCTTGGCGGACCCAACGCTGCACGACTGCGACGGCAACTGATTGGCCACACATGTGGCAAAGCAGTCGCTGTTCGGAGCCGGAGAGGGCGGTGGCACGCCCCTATTGGCATCGTCGTACTTCTCCAGCGGCGACAGCTTCAGCTTGCCGCCATGTGGCGGGAAGTTCTCGCCGTTGGGAGCGCGAAAACGGCCCGACGACAGGCTGCAGTACATCACATCGCACTCGTTGGACTCCAATGCCAGTTGCAGCTGGTTCTGAAAGTTGATGGACTTCCTGCGGGTGGAGCTCATGCTGCCGCGCATCGAGGCGTGGACACCGTCGGGATTGCCCTTCTCATTCCGTCTGTTGTTGTGCCCCAGGTCACTACCATTCGAACTCATAGTCGCAGCAGTGATCTATTCCGATCTGGAAGAGATGTTAATATtcaactttaaatgggtaggTTACTCCACAACTGATTACTTTTTGAATGTCTAACCATTACTAACAATCTTattaaaagcattttaaagAACTTCACATTCGTCAGTATAATTAAAGTCTACATGACCCAATTGCATCTTAAAGCTCCTCAACCTAATCGTCTAAATGGGAATTAAGCGATTTTTTAGGTAGTTAAAAAATATACTTTGTTACTTGCTAGATATTTTAATTGTATGTAAATTTGATAATTGGGCCAATCTTTCCATATTTTTGAAAGTAAATTTTTAAAGTTAATACTAATTTAGTTTACTTATtaatcttttattttttaaatgtatttttataaaCTTTTAAAGAAATGAGAGAAGGGTCACTTCTTTAAAGTTTTCGTTTATCCGCCAAATCTCTATTTGGGATACAAGCATTAAAAAAAAGGGCCAAGGGCGCACATGAGTAATCTGAAATACTTGTGCTGCCTTCAAAACTGGATGTTCTATTTCGAACATTAAAGATGGCTACTGTTAAGATTTTCATATATGTATCATATATATTTCGTATATCATATTATTAAACATTATTTCCGGTATGAGCAGAAAAAATATGTACTGAGATTGGTATACATAATAATATTCAGACTGTTAAAATGTGTTTAAAAACATGCATTACTAACATATATGAAAGCAAACACTTTGAACTCACTTTGGCAGGTTCGATGGAATTAGTTTTATAAATGCATTTCACTGATTTTTCACTTCATCGTTATTTTTGTTAAGCCTGTTTACAGACCGAAAATTGCTTTATCGATTTTCCACACACGCCTTCATAACAAAAAGTACAAAAGCACATTGtcaaattgttttcaatttcggCTAAATGGCCTTTCTgatttgtattgtattgtttaTCACTTAAATTACTAATTTTTCACATTGATTAATGCATTTTTTCTAACAATTTTATAACCACTAATGCATATGTACACAGCACACTCGTCGAAAAAGTTCAAACCACTCGGAAATAATTTTCGCCTTTTCGCGCGCATGTGCGAAATTCGTCGTTTGAGATGACAGAAAATATCCTGCCGCCGAATTTGGGCATATGTGcactttattattttaaaaatgaatgctctagttttcaaaattttttttttattttttctagaAGAGGTTGTGCAACGAACATATATAAGAGTTACAAAATAAACATGACCTTTTTACGAATATTTTCACGCCATCAAGTGCaagcttttatttattttcatttgttattTGCAAAATAGTAGTGTTGTGTCATTTTGATCCTTTACAAGATGATGAGTGACTAAATTTAGTGGAAATCTAAAGATTTACTTATTCCTTATGCGCATGGGATGTGATCGAAAAGTCCAAACGCAAGAAGACGATGGTGAACAAGAAGATGATATAAATAAAGCCACTGACCAGCAGGGGTTCCTGCAGCATAGAAGTCTTCGAGAAGCTGTAGTGCAGCGTGAAGTCCGAAATGTGGCTTTCGACCAAATTGGACTTGGAGAACGAGACCACCGGGCGACCAATGGTGTCCAGATAGGTGTGCACCAGCTCATTGGGCAATCGGCTGATGGAGTAAGGCGTGGACAGCTTAATGTCACTGGATCCCTCGGGCAGAATGATCTTGATGGTGGCCTCATCGATGGCCATGTTGTCGTAGATGTGATCGATGAGGTGCATCTTCAGCTGGTACTTGTTGCCATCGTTGAACATGTACTCGTACGAGGGCACATTGTAGCCCAGAGTGTACTGCGTTTTCCAGCCGCCGAAGAGCGGGAAGCGCGGACGCAGCTCCAGCTCGATGAAGTCGCGCACGGCGTTCATGTTGGAGGTAGAAATGTTGCCATTGGTGTCGCGGTAATAGACACCGGATGCGGACGCCGGCAGGTAGGTCTTGTACGACTTGAGGGCCGCCAGTCCGGAGCGTCCCTCCTTCTGGAAATCGTAGCGCGAGAACGAGCCCTTCAGCTTGGCCCCGGTGTGCGTCATCTGAATGGACTCCTGGACGGCAATGTTGCCCCAATGCGATATCTCCAGCGTGCGCTCCAGCGTATTGACGGTGACGAATGGTGCGGAGTTCTCATAGTGGATGACCAGTGGATCCTCGCTGAAGGCTGCACGAATTGAAAGCGTTATAGCAGGTGGTTTCAGCTAGGCAGCTATTACTACTCACCCTCTGTGTTTTCGTAGGGTCCCAGGGTGATCTTGTTGGAGGACACCGAGAAGGGTTTGACCTGGGTGTGCGACAAGATGTTTGAGGAGCTGAGCTTGACATTGGTCTTCTGGCTGGTGGTCCTGTACTTGGAATAGAGGTGCAGATTGCCCGTATATCTCACGAACTGCTTGTCGTTCTGCCGTATCTCCTCCGGATGTGGGCGGATGCCCTTGGAGGCCACGGTCTCGACGACGAACGTCTGCTTGGCGGCGGCCCTGGGGAAGGTGAACGTGAAGCTCTGCTCCCCCTTCACGGGCTCATTCCGCTTGAATGGCACACTCTTGTCGCTAGCATCTTTTACGGCAATGTACGCCAAACTGGGCTCCGATGTCAAAAACACGTATTCCACAATCGGCTTGCCGGCCGAATCTTCCGCCGAGATCTTGGTCGTGGTCTTGACCAGTTGCGATGTTAAGTCCAGCGTTCGCTCCACATTTGTGTTCACTATTTCCCCGCTTGCAGTGGCCAGGCAGAGGAGTGCCCCGAGCGCTAGATAAATAACAAAATTCGTAGCCATGCTCGCCTCAAATTTGGACACGTACATTGGAAAATCTCGAAGCGTTAGGGCATATTTAGGACCATTCAGCCGGCAAAGCGGCTCAGCGTGGCCGTGTCACGCATTCGTACTTTTACCAGCCACTGAGTAGAATCATACGGGGTATTCCATAAATGATAAAATTTTTATTCTTATAACAGAAGATATACATAAAGGGCAGTAACCAAAATAATAGCACTTATAAATAAAGCTTATTTTTTCACAAATATAAGCacaaaatatttgataatatatataaaatatttatatacctTTCATTCTGCTAGCTTGTTTTATATCATACAGCAAACTTCATAAGTTTTAACGATTCTCCTTAACAATGagaattatattatattatatcaTAATATCTTGCTAGCGAAGCACTTACCAATTACTGACCTAACCTAACTTTTGGCTGATAGCAGTCAGCTGACTGGGCGCCATTGCAATCGATTGGCAGCAGAATAAAACTAATTTTGGAAAGCAACCCCCATAAAGTTCGAAATCTATTACCCATAGAACAAGAATACACGCCGTTGTTACGCCAC
This genomic stretch from Drosophila mauritiana strain mau12 chromosome 2L, ASM438214v1, whole genome shotgun sequence harbors:
- the LOC117137268 gene encoding dolichyl-diphosphooligosaccharide--protein glycosyltransferase subunit 1 → MYVSKFEASMATNFVIYLALGALLCLATASGEIVNTNVERTLDLTSQLVKTTTKISAEDSAGKPIVEYVFLTSEPSLAYIAVKDASDKSVPFKRNEPVKGEQSFTFTFPRAAAKQTFVVETVASKGIRPHPEEIRQNDKQFVRYTGNLHLYSKYRTTSQKTNVKLSSSNILSHTQVKPFSVSSNKITLGPYENTEAFSEDPLVIHYENSAPFVTVNTLERTLEISHWGNIAVQESIQMTHTGAKLKGSFSRYDFQKEGRSGLAALKSYKTYLPASASGVYYRDTNGNISTSNMNAVRDFIELELRPRFPLFGGWKTQYTLGYNVPSYEYMFNDGNKYQLKMHLIDHIYDNMAIDEATIKIILPEGSSDIKLSTPYSISRLPNELVHTYLDTIGRPVVSFSKSNLVESHISDFTLHYSFSKTSMLQEPLLVSGFIYIIFLFTIVFLRLDFSITSHAHKE
- the LOC117137275 gene encoding uncharacterized protein LOC117137275, translated to MATEELPADLDKLKITQTHRLVKSVKRNPFYDADNGFDPSDGCDGATTDGAKHRPQHRWKCRPRRRSESCLQDCKHEDSFVPEESFEIVSPLSCSHGVQKHYQKRNGASKKNIFRPPILKSLYGCEHGKWIVRSGRIVPCKPKEESTDIVDQVADELKSSCTCAFRDVIGECNAMLDQSKRSTLGNSWHLSRNSSSSKARHSGGALDVPGPSGSAQSHRIDTLGVSAATRSLSAVSLVGATCSQQASYNSASPGNCDDVTIGELASYFDTIVHIPKKMSSMAEMMYI
- the LOC117137259 gene encoding inactive rhomboid protein 1, coding for MSSNGSDLGHNNRRNEKGNPDGVHASMRGSMSSTRRKSINFQNQLQLALESNECDVMYCSLSSGRFRAPNGENFPPHGGKLKLSPLEKYDDANRGVPPPSPAPNSDCFATCVANQLPSQSCSVGSAKPDTSVMQKHGMAGNGMVGSGMSGNGMAANGTNYHQRGVSPNSRYRLERYRESQSTPQSKLMDNMGGMPSAVPSVSATRLLLPSNVPLPLAQCENYNAYLGSTVHTPVKRYVPTPPPAMELYSDLSISSSPAANLPTPAAAVASSASTSASAMQSQYANMPYNYRSKCCHSEASHGSLSRTSQTYASCSPACTSPSPAPSTSMSMVFSAASSCSPIMTATSSARSGNHRGDDSDSVIVVPPGGGSMAQIEAENPSGTCLHCNTVRRTTGVHQTTQTTGPISPVPISLPVPMAMPVMSGLNEQMPSQSLESSMVSVQAKRLEGGGNMAVPPGSNQHQLYRSQMASNPRLQHIHHQTQQHQSLQVLPQPQNHHLSCKKRIGMYMRRTTSQFFGVEPSTEAADCALWQGRHRRLAIRCFGMFDTELEYHMQQAIGGGNEDAGQSNGANGNGYAPDRPDILPVQDAIGMDMSMSGDNRRQKCYTNRDFLAGEFVERKASVGYMFVAMVSYLVHMFNKRRPIQMHRVRCPWQWSRSFAPIHVQSHSNQQTDADGCLTDGLEAIIDDEVFFDSPCEITTSAVNDESSEIGRQTAKPRPCADPSGVGVSVYMAERQQNGWRTSALNSGGNATSDINLTGDQSSHQPGAAHIPLCSSVSSQMQPAMRSSHSTTSTCNRGNRITAQLLDGVLENSRRPPLRCIKYFSVNDLDDRTDHRPFFTYWINTVQVVVLILSIVCYGIAPIGIGSEQKTGQVLVTSLSLQTVQHVEQRNLWIGPRNIDLVHMGAKFAACMRRDIKITEVVTKTRRHERETACCIRNDDSGCVQSSQAECSIRGLYPTKSISTWKKWSPSESGPGGRISGSVCGLDPKFCDAPASIAPYEWPDDITKWPICRKTNSFTQRYRYKDHTSEHMVCEVIGHPCCTGLYGECRITTREYCDFIKGYFHEEASLCSQISCLNNVCGMFPFISVETPDQLYRLLTSLCMHAGILHLAITLIFQHLFLADLERLIGTVRTAIVYIMSGFAGNLTSAILVPHRPEVGPSASLSGVVASLIALLVWMHWKYLHKPHIALFKLLLLCSVLVGIGTLPYQLNFLGLLAGVICGCLLTMSLVPFTTFSKYGRKKKINLIWTCVLFHVVVYTAMIVTFYIHPSEFHSISFVDMFSNSNGYDNFTNADHHGVDVVSSNTRYSQTQNSQYYYHHHSDDIIRKSVTFTEKALVSHILYPAAPRKTSAQQWQEVEYSRSFNHLSNYSDRIKKSIGNISKLKQVFTSPIRFSNKNNHSNLMTELKSVHSENKQKYLGYINNNTEFNVL